A DNA window from Paraclostridium bifermentans contains the following coding sequences:
- the proC gene encoding pyrroline-5-carboxylate reductase — MIENTKIGFIGFGNMAKAIAEGLIIKNVVKPNQIYACARNWDNLCKSTEENGINACKTSQELVNESDIVIIAVKPNVIPSIIEPIKEYLKNKIVVSVAAGYTFDKYEELLLPGTAHLSTIPNTPVSIGEGIIVAEKRHSLSDKQYKLIDDIFSKIALLEFVDSNQLSIAGTISGCGPAFASMFIEALSDAAVKHGLTREASYKLASQMILGTGRLQIETGKHPGEMKDAVCSPGGTTILGVTTLDKKGFRGAIVDAIDAIEDK, encoded by the coding sequence ATGATAGAAAATACTAAAATTGGGTTTATTGGGTTTGGAAATATGGCAAAAGCTATAGCCGAAGGTCTTATTATAAAAAATGTTGTTAAGCCTAATCAAATTTATGCTTGTGCAAGAAATTGGGATAATTTATGTAAGAGCACTGAAGAAAATGGAATAAATGCATGTAAAACATCTCAAGAATTAGTAAATGAAAGTGATATAGTTATTATTGCTGTAAAACCTAATGTTATACCATCTATAATTGAACCTATAAAGGAATATTTAAAGAATAAAATAGTAGTTTCTGTAGCGGCAGGGTATACATTTGACAAATATGAAGAGTTGCTACTTCCTGGAACAGCACATTTAAGTACAATACCAAATACGCCTGTATCGATAGGAGAGGGTATTATAGTTGCAGAAAAGCGACATTCTTTGTCTGATAAACAGTATAAGCTAATAGACGATATATTTTCAAAAATAGCATTATTAGAATTTGTTGACAGCAATCAATTGTCTATAGCAGGAACTATCAGTGGGTGTGGCCCTGCATTTGCAAGCATGTTTATAGAAGCTTTATCAGATGCTGCTGTTAAACATGGATTAACACGTGAAGCATCTTATAAATTAGCTAGTCAAATGATTTTAGGAACTGGCAGACTTCAAATAGAAACAGGGAAACATCCTGGTGAAATGAAAGATGCAGTGTGTTCTCCTGGGGGAACAACTATATTAGGAGTAACTACACTAGATAAAAAAGGCTTTAGAGGAGCTATAGTTGATGCAATAGATGCAATTGAGGACAAGTAA
- a CDS encoding FAD:protein FMN transferase, protein MKKNFLIITIVFVLMLVGCEKKEYQAYSMDTYAMGSYMNVAIYSDEVVEDGVFDEIESTIHAIDKRMSINSKDIVSEVDKVNGSAGKSFEKVSEDTFYLIKEGKRHTKETDNNLDIAIGSTVKLWNVGFDNASVPSDEDIQKSLEHIDIDSVLLDEKRSSVKLAKEGMMIDLGAIAKGYVADKVKDIIVDNGYEHAVLNIGGNIMCVGEKYDSKPYKIGIRDGNKSSKDYLGTLEIVDKSVVTSGIYERNFIQDGKLYHHILDSKTGYPVENNILGVSIISKKSTQCDALSTAVFSMGLEDGLKYVNDKEGIEAIFVTKDNKIYLSDNIKNNFNLISPEYVISN, encoded by the coding sequence ATGAAAAAGAACTTTTTAATAATAACAATTGTATTTGTACTTATGTTAGTTGGATGTGAGAAGAAGGAGTATCAGGCTTATAGTATGGATACTTATGCTATGGGGTCTTATATGAATGTAGCTATATATTCAGATGAGGTTGTTGAGGATGGTGTGTTTGATGAGATTGAGAGCACTATTCATGCTATAGATAAGAGGATGTCTATTAATAGTAAGGATATTGTCAGTGAGGTTGATAAGGTTAATGGTAGCGCTGGTAAGAGTTTTGAGAAGGTTAGTGAGGATACTTTTTATCTTATAAAGGAAGGCAAGAGGCATACTAAGGAAACTGATAATAATTTAGATATTGCTATAGGCTCTACTGTTAAGCTTTGGAATGTTGGTTTTGATAATGCAAGTGTTCCAAGTGATGAGGATATTCAAAAGTCACTAGAACATATAGATATAGATAGTGTTTTGTTAGATGAGAAGCGTAGTTCTGTTAAGCTAGCAAAGGAAGGTATGATGATTGATTTAGGTGCTATTGCTAAGGGATATGTTGCAGATAAGGTGAAGGATATTATAGTTGATAATGGCTATGAACATGCTGTTTTAAATATAGGCGGAAATATAATGTGTGTTGGAGAAAAGTATGATTCAAAGCCATATAAGATAGGTATTAGAGATGGTAATAAGTCTAGTAAGGATTATCTTGGAACTCTTGAGATTGTAGATAAGTCTGTTGTAACTTCAGGTATTTATGAGCGTAATTTTATTCAAGATGGTAAGTTATATCATCATATATTAGATAGTAAAACTGGATATCCAGTCGAGAATAATATTTTAGGAGTTTCTATAATTTCAAAGAAGTCAACTCAGTGTGATGCATTATCAACTGCTGTATTTTCTATGGGATTAGAAGATGGGCTTAAGTATGTAAATGATAAAGAGGGTATAGAAGCTATTTTTGTAACTAAGGATAATAAGATTTATCTAAGTGATAATATAAAAAATAATTTTAATCTTATATCACCAGAATATGTTATTTCTAATTAA
- the pdxS gene encoding pyridoxal 5'-phosphate synthase lyase subunit PdxS, translating to MENGYNLNRDLAQTLKGGVIMDVTNKEEAIIAQNAGACAVMALERVPSDIRKQGGVARMSDPNMIKEIQDAVSIPVMAKVRIGHFVEAQILQALKIDFIDESEVLTPADNMYHINKNSFEIPFVCGARNLGEALRRIGEGAMMIRTKGEAGTGDVVEAVKHMRTMNSDIKKIVSMDEEELMNASKEMGAPYNLIKYVNEYGKLPVVNFAAGGIATPADAALMMQLGCDGVFVGSGIFKSSNPQKRAEAIVKAVNNYNNSKVLAEISGNLGEAMHGISVASLKLEEQLSVR from the coding sequence ATGGAAAATGGGTACAATTTAAATAGGGATTTAGCTCAAACTTTAAAAGGTGGAGTAATAATGGATGTAACTAACAAGGAAGAGGCAATTATTGCGCAAAACGCAGGAGCATGTGCAGTAATGGCACTCGAAAGGGTACCTTCTGATATAAGAAAGCAAGGTGGAGTAGCGAGAATGTCGGATCCAAATATGATAAAAGAAATACAAGATGCTGTAAGTATACCTGTTATGGCTAAAGTAAGAATAGGTCACTTTGTAGAAGCTCAGATACTTCAAGCACTAAAGATTGATTTTATAGATGAGAGTGAAGTTTTAACACCAGCAGATAATATGTATCATATTAATAAAAACAGCTTTGAGATTCCTTTTGTATGTGGAGCAAGAAATTTAGGAGAAGCTTTAAGAAGAATTGGAGAAGGAGCTATGATGATAAGAACTAAGGGAGAAGCTGGAACTGGGGATGTAGTTGAAGCTGTAAAACATATGAGGACTATGAACTCTGATATAAAGAAGATAGTGTCAATGGATGAAGAAGAACTTATGAATGCTTCTAAAGAAATGGGGGCTCCATACAATTTGATCAAGTATGTAAATGAATATGGAAAGCTGCCTGTGGTTAATTTTGCAGCAGGAGGAATAGCAACTCCAGCTGATGCTGCGTTAATGATGCAATTAGGATGTGATGGGGTATTTGTAGGATCAGGAATATTTAAATCAAGCAATCCTCAAAAAAGAGCGGAAGCAATAGTAAAAGCTGTTAACAACTATAACAATTCTAAAGTACTTGCTGAAATATCTGGAAATTTAGGAGAAGCCATGCATGGAATATCTGTAGCCAGTTTAAAATTAGAAGAACAACTATCTGTAAGATGA
- a CDS encoding ATP-binding protein, with the protein MNFIDTIKSVNLVLATGEVPLVVGESGIGKTALAKKIAKENDWSLIVIDGNLLKEGEIGGLPTVESYVVLNSNGENIEKKTTIYAVHNKLREIDEQIAKGRTVLLFIDEINRCEHTVQQELMNLILNREINGYKLDDAVKILAAMNPSSKYGSDFDYQVVDMDAAQENRFVWLNMESDHTQWINWAIREGIEDKVIEFISTFPEYLHKINDEDVRATPRSYERVSKSYTIFKEQKDLIPRSVFLNVIKGNVGKVIAEEFISFIESDCSPLVSYEDIFLGEILDSEIIEKVKNESHTRLYLSAMNILKKLELNIKDNNDSKVYIDRLIEFFKLYPIDLMVGIMKDIKSNYPELYKIAIENERFVELYFESYSLIRG; encoded by the coding sequence ATGAATTTTATAGATACAATAAAGAGTGTTAATTTAGTATTAGCTACAGGGGAAGTACCTTTAGTAGTTGGAGAAAGTGGTATAGGAAAAACTGCATTAGCAAAAAAAATTGCTAAAGAAAATGATTGGAGTTTAATTGTTATAGATGGAAACTTGCTTAAGGAAGGTGAGATAGGAGGACTTCCAACAGTAGAATCTTATGTAGTACTTAACTCAAATGGAGAAAATATAGAAAAGAAAACTACAATATATGCAGTTCATAATAAGTTAAGGGAAATTGATGAACAAATAGCTAAAGGAAGAACTGTTTTATTATTTATAGATGAGATAAATAGATGTGAACATACGGTACAGCAAGAACTTATGAATCTTATACTAAATAGAGAAATAAATGGATATAAATTAGATGATGCAGTTAAAATATTAGCTGCAATGAATCCATCAAGCAAATATGGCTCAGATTTTGACTATCAGGTTGTGGATATGGATGCAGCTCAAGAGAATAGATTTGTATGGTTAAATATGGAATCTGATCATACTCAGTGGATAAACTGGGCGATACGAGAGGGTATAGAAGATAAAGTAATAGAATTTATATCGACTTTCCCTGAATATCTTCATAAAATAAATGATGAAGATGTTAGAGCAACTCCTAGAAGTTATGAGCGAGTTTCTAAAAGTTATACGATTTTTAAAGAGCAAAAAGATTTAATACCTAGATCTGTATTTTTAAATGTAATAAAAGGAAATGTAGGAAAAGTTATAGCTGAAGAGTTTATAAGTTTCATTGAATCAGATTGTAGTCCTTTAGTATCATATGAAGATATTTTTTTAGGAGAAATATTAGATTCAGAAATTATAGAAAAAGTAAAAAATGAAAGTCATACAAGGTTGTACCTATCAGCTATGAATATTTTAAAAAAGCTAGAGTTAAATATAAAAGATAATAATGATTCAAAAGTTTATATAGATAGATTAATTGAGTTTTTTAAATTATATCCTATAGATTTAATGGTTGGAATTATGAAAGATATTAAGAGTAATTATCCAGAATTATATAAAATAGCTATAGAAAATGAAAGATTTGTAGAACTATATTTTGAATCTTATAGTCTAATAAGGGGATAG
- a CDS encoding N-acetyltransferase, with amino-acid sequence MIRKLKNVDIEKIMDIWLVSTIKAHDFISKEYWQNNYNIVKNEYIPISETFVYEKDGEIKGFISIINNEFIGALFVDIRFQGMGIGTKLINYSVEKYEKLILAVYKENKNSVEFYTRKGFKIIEEGLNEDSGYLEYIMGNKI; translated from the coding sequence ATGATTAGAAAATTAAAAAATGTAGACATAGAGAAAATAATGGATATATGGTTAGTAAGCACTATAAAAGCACATGACTTTATATCTAAAGAATACTGGCAAAATAATTATAATATTGTAAAAAATGAGTATATACCTATATCAGAAACATTTGTATATGAGAAAGATGGTGAGATAAAAGGTTTTATAAGTATTATAAATAATGAATTTATAGGAGCTTTATTTGTTGATATAAGATTTCAAGGTATGGGTATAGGAACTAAACTAATAAATTATTCTGTTGAAAAATACGAAAAACTTATTTTAGCAGTGTACAAAGAAAATAAAAATTCAGTAGAATTTTATACTAGAAAAGGATTTAAAATAATCGAAGAAGGATTAAATGAAGACTCTGGTTATCTAGAATATATAATGGGAAATAAAATATAA
- a CDS encoding aromatic acid exporter family protein, which translates to MNKINMLKIIKLSLGSSLAIFIAWLLNLEYSMVAGVIVLLTVKNTKKETLKGAIGKIYGFFLCTVFSYLCFNTLGYNLVSFSIFILIIIFICFLLKIQDVIAMCVVIASHYFMKGDISTSLILNEAGIFVIGAGIGVIINMYIPTNINKIYEGQRKLQNEVSTVLIDIADIIVNPNKSNKYTFDLNTLNELINSSISDAYDNINNSLLSDTKFFLDHMDIIKSQRDILESLYTHVSQLSCAPPQAHILSAFIHKIGHASFESETVNQLLDELNRLMISMKNEPLPINRSEFENRAILFLCLTELKQFLTNRKQAQMLRDNNYYK; encoded by the coding sequence TTGAATAAAATTAATATGCTTAAAATAATAAAATTATCCTTAGGAAGTTCCTTGGCTATATTTATTGCTTGGTTATTAAATTTAGAATATTCAATGGTAGCTGGAGTTATAGTATTGCTTACAGTAAAAAATACTAAAAAAGAAACCCTTAAAGGTGCTATCGGAAAGATATATGGATTTTTCTTGTGCACAGTTTTTTCATACTTATGCTTTAATACTTTAGGATATAATTTAGTTTCATTTTCAATATTTATACTTATAATAATATTTATTTGCTTTTTATTAAAAATTCAAGATGTTATAGCTATGTGCGTAGTTATTGCCTCTCATTACTTCATGAAAGGCGACATTTCTACTAGCTTAATTTTAAACGAAGCTGGAATATTTGTTATAGGTGCTGGAATAGGAGTTATTATAAATATGTATATTCCCACAAACATAAACAAAATCTATGAAGGTCAAAGAAAACTACAAAATGAAGTAAGTACTGTACTTATAGACATAGCAGATATTATTGTAAATCCTAATAAATCAAATAAATATACTTTTGATTTAAATACTCTAAATGAACTTATTAATAGCAGTATTTCTGATGCTTATGACAATATTAATAATAGTTTATTAAGTGATACTAAGTTTTTTCTAGATCACATGGATATTATTAAAAGTCAAAGGGATATATTAGAAAGCTTATATACTCATGTATCACAATTAAGTTGTGCTCCTCCACAAGCACACATTTTATCAGCTTTTATACATAAAATAGGTCATGCTTCATTTGAATCAGAAACTGTAAATCAACTGCTTGATGAGTTAAATAGATTAATGATTAGTATGAAAAATGAGCCACTACCGATAAATAGGAGTGAGTTTGAAAATAGAGCTATTTTATTTTTATGTTTAACTGAATTAAAACAATTTTTAACTAATCGCAAACAAGCACAAATGCTTAGAGATAATAATTATTATAAATAA
- a CDS encoding hemoblobin-interacting domain-containing protein, with protein sequence MNKKVVGMVVTSIVAISSITIIPSLASQDENNKAKENNVSIEESVETANTKVDAKDKSVEDEDLELAKGETTRSESKSTYKSAKRVESKNRSVAQSKNRVVTESSNTSGNKNTQSYVVENKYNNDKNKSNITSSKNIERNKIENKDTNKQNNNFIELNADTNKTNNTQSNKSNEISKIEKPKTENKDTNENNNFIELNTDTNKTNNTQSNKNNETSKTEKPKTEDKITNEKDKTPIKEYTDKKDNNTSTDKNKPNTGNNDKIEKRSSLKASDLRISPAEFIESEKEPGKVENKVKVTISNDTKAIFAKDIDGDVDALASASAMGLNKGYKLNVKRENDKNITLSLVGKAENHNANINKDKSKSDYNKNDIYGDFKLLMLPEFFENKSSVENGGLYAIADIIYKDSEQAKENNIVNLSKTKLIKVEETGYAVVTLAKGNIDNTKITINSKEVKPTRVNSEGTIVKFEVNPNEIVKIEVTQGNNSEDFVLNEKGKSFTKVIGNEAPDKILVSGPMSKLDYHQANFDSKGNIRLKPSKTTFSTSKEVVVKDETLPQIDISKTKLGKDVVINIDENTDKAKKWQKKIYSIETVADNNPNVTSKLQYSLENGKIVIDKNSAAINDRNGIHNIRIKSEGYNDLNTKIEIVKSAGKILLSGNYNFYANNELLFELEGFNYAVVNPIYEVRLDGKALKGNCKDYHIVDYLIRLENNCIDKLTKGKHELTVKAHGFEDFNRTFYLEEAPKGLENSSMGHGEKVKLDKIENMQMINSGNKKVESKIEVDAIGSASDKGSSSETPDAVGGASGGSTIIRGNIVYDFDLLSNAMILNNLGMATKNSSEVLSWWNAMTKDAVLTNESTKVIDYKKYKNAVNEAKGNGEYLTFKNYYDKIENSDYLNNPYQIKYILENGLFGNVQTYSQENLKIVPKMTVSGNKEDKIYLIIENDTQYLKKLKNVLIGMNILPKDAYKVEANKITITDTYLLKHGDNTIKLQAKGYKEASVDINLLKNSSKLGLSKDENNNIIVKLDKNYKNKIESITLNGKALLDDTQLGGNSGDYEYKGDILVLRSKLFDTNKDRQYTVVIKANGYKDSKAIFNLNELSTKEVDKIKVPDYVKLSNENKYYKNESILVDVERMFDTKYRDDIKEVLLDGKKVMYSNPIGNFYSIELGSKNFKEEKTYKLTIKTNKYEDFNTDIKIVNKVEKKEAPKLEVKTENNKTIFTSKDDKYIDTVSAVKVDYKTIDKKDYIVENNKLTILDKLSEGTKVTFESDKYENHLYVVPKTEDTSKENDKTGKTNVPNYVSLNNGNKYKVNQQVVVDIKNPLDSKYLDDIKEVLLDSKKVDYKESNTYFNSIVLGSENFKEEKTYKLTIKTNKYKDFNTDIKIGDKTDEVDKTDKEDNKKDEEKQVPNVVEDVQGGLLNKARFTSDAEYIKSISRVKLNNENLERKGSLSPNEGYNMENGTLTILNKLIGGDKITFESDKYENYTYVVHKKSVNIDVSRNSNNKFVFSSNEQAWTKSVEVLVNGSKINASEFKSDFGKVTILKDVEPGDMVVIQSAGYNDFEYEVALLKANVNVKKNTLFNKSYSFTASDDSWKGNITSIKVNGAEINKTSDYSATEGYKENYNSGVDVYNSLSSGDTVSIKANGYEAFTYVVS encoded by the coding sequence TTGAATAAGAAAGTAGTAGGTATGGTTGTAACATCGATTGTAGCAATTTCATCTATAACAATAATTCCAAGTCTTGCATCACAAGATGAAAATAATAAAGCCAAGGAAAATAATGTTTCGATAGAAGAAAGCGTAGAAACTGCAAATACAAAAGTAGATGCAAAAGATAAATCTGTTGAGGATGAAGATTTAGAACTTGCAAAAGGAGAAACAACAAGGAGTGAAAGTAAAAGTACATATAAAAGTGCTAAAAGAGTAGAATCTAAAAATAGATCAGTAGCACAAAGTAAAAATAGGGTTGTAACAGAATCAAGTAATACATCGGGTAATAAAAATACACAAAGTTATGTAGTTGAAAATAAATATAATAACGACAAAAATAAATCAAACATTACATCAAGTAAAAACATAGAACGTAATAAAATAGAAAATAAAGATACAAACAAGCAAAATAATAACTTTATAGAATTAAATGCAGATACAAACAAAACAAATAATACACAAAGCAATAAAAGTAATGAAATTTCTAAGATAGAAAAGCCTAAAACAGAAAACAAGGATACTAATGAAAATAATAATTTTATAGAATTAAATACAGATACAAATAAAACAAATAATACACAAAGTAATAAAAATAATGAAACTTCTAAAACGGAAAAGCCTAAAACAGAAGATAAAATTACAAATGAAAAGGACAAAACTCCTATAAAAGAATATACAGATAAAAAAGATAATAATACTTCAACTGATAAAAATAAACCTAATACAGGTAATAACGATAAAATAGAAAAAAGAAGTAGCTTAAAAGCAAGTGATTTAAGAATATCACCTGCAGAGTTTATTGAAAGTGAAAAAGAACCAGGAAAAGTAGAAAATAAAGTAAAAGTAACTATATCAAATGATACAAAAGCTATTTTTGCAAAAGATATAGATGGTGATGTAGATGCATTGGCATCAGCTAGTGCAATGGGGCTTAACAAAGGATACAAGCTTAATGTAAAAAGAGAGAATGACAAAAACATTACTTTATCGTTAGTTGGAAAAGCAGAAAATCATAATGCTAATATAAATAAAGATAAGAGTAAAAGTGACTATAATAAAAACGATATTTATGGAGACTTTAAACTTCTAATGCTACCAGAATTTTTTGAAAATAAGAGTAGTGTAGAAAATGGAGGATTATATGCAATTGCAGATATAATATATAAAGACTCAGAACAAGCAAAAGAAAATAATATAGTAAACTTAAGTAAAACTAAGCTAATAAAAGTAGAAGAAACAGGATACGCAGTAGTTACATTAGCTAAAGGAAATATTGATAATACTAAAATAACTATTAACTCTAAAGAAGTAAAACCAACAAGAGTAAATAGTGAAGGAACTATTGTTAAATTTGAAGTTAACCCAAATGAAATAGTAAAAATAGAGGTAACACAAGGAAATAATAGTGAAGACTTTGTATTAAACGAAAAAGGGAAATCGTTTACGAAAGTTATTGGAAATGAAGCACCAGACAAAATATTAGTATCTGGACCAATGAGCAAGCTTGATTATCATCAAGCCAACTTTGATTCAAAAGGTAATATAAGATTAAAACCAAGTAAAACTACTTTCTCTACATCAAAAGAAGTTGTAGTTAAAGATGAGACACTACCTCAAATTGATATATCAAAAACTAAATTAGGTAAAGATGTAGTTATAAACATAGATGAAAATACAGACAAGGCTAAGAAGTGGCAAAAAAAAATATACAGCATAGAAACTGTGGCTGATAATAATCCTAATGTGACTTCTAAATTGCAATATTCTTTAGAAAATGGGAAAATAGTAATTGATAAAAATTCAGCAGCTATAAATGATAGAAATGGAATACATAATATTAGAATCAAGTCTGAAGGATATAATGACTTAAATACTAAAATAGAAATTGTAAAATCTGCAGGGAAGATATTATTATCAGGAAACTATAATTTCTATGCAAACAATGAATTACTATTTGAATTAGAAGGATTTAATTATGCAGTAGTAAATCCAATATATGAAGTAAGATTGGATGGAAAAGCATTAAAAGGTAATTGTAAGGACTATCATATAGTAGATTATCTAATAAGACTTGAGAATAACTGCATAGACAAACTTACAAAAGGTAAACATGAATTAACAGTAAAAGCCCATGGATTTGAAGATTTTAATAGGACTTTCTATTTAGAAGAAGCGCCTAAAGGACTTGAAAACTCTTCAATGGGACACGGTGAAAAAGTTAAACTTGATAAAATTGAAAATATGCAAATGATAAATTCAGGTAATAAAAAAGTTGAAAGTAAAATAGAAGTAGATGCTATAGGAAGTGCAAGTGATAAAGGTAGTTCAAGTGAAACTCCAGATGCAGTAGGTGGAGCAAGTGGAGGTAGTACAATAATAAGAGGAAACATAGTTTATGATTTTGATCTGTTATCAAATGCTATGATACTTAATAATTTAGGTATGGCAACTAAAAATTCTAGTGAAGTATTATCTTGGTGGAATGCTATGACTAAGGATGCAGTTTTAACAAACGAATCTACTAAAGTTATAGATTATAAGAAATATAAAAATGCAGTTAATGAAGCTAAGGGTAATGGAGAATATTTAACATTTAAAAATTATTATGACAAGATTGAAAATAGTGATTATTTAAATAACCCATATCAAATTAAGTACATATTAGAAAATGGGTTATTTGGCAATGTACAAACATATTCTCAGGAAAACTTAAAGATAGTTCCTAAGATGACTGTTAGTGGAAATAAAGAAGATAAAATTTACTTAATAATTGAGAATGACACTCAATATCTAAAAAAACTAAAAAATGTATTAATAGGAATGAATATACTACCTAAAGATGCTTATAAAGTAGAAGCAAATAAAATAACTATAACTGATACATATTTATTAAAACATGGAGATAACACTATAAAACTACAAGCTAAGGGATATAAAGAAGCAAGTGTAGATATAAATCTATTAAAGAATAGTTCTAAGTTAGGGTTAAGTAAAGATGAAAATAACAACATTATTGTTAAATTAGATAAAAACTATAAAAATAAGATAGAATCTATAACATTAAATGGAAAAGCATTACTTGATGATACTCAACTTGGCGGAAATAGTGGAGATTATGAATATAAAGGTGATATCTTAGTATTAAGAAGTAAACTATTTGATACTAATAAAGATCGTCAATACACAGTAGTTATAAAAGCTAACGGATATAAAGATTCAAAAGCTATATTTAATTTAAATGAGTTAAGTACGAAGGAAGTTGATAAAATTAAAGTTCCAGACTATGTAAAATTAAGTAATGAAAACAAATATTACAAAAACGAAAGTATTTTAGTTGATGTTGAAAGAATGTTTGATACTAAATATAGAGATGATATAAAAGAAGTATTATTAGATGGTAAAAAAGTAATGTATTCAAATCCAATTGGTAATTTTTACTCTATAGAATTAGGAAGTAAAAACTTTAAGGAAGAAAAAACTTACAAACTTACTATAAAAACAAATAAATATGAAGATTTTAATACTGATATAAAAATAGTAAATAAAGTTGAAAAGAAAGAAGCGCCAAAACTAGAGGTTAAAACTGAAAATAATAAGACTATATTTACTTCAAAGGATGATAAATATATAGATACTGTATCAGCAGTTAAGGTAGACTATAAAACTATTGATAAAAAAGATTATATTGTAGAAAATAATAAATTAACTATATTAGATAAACTATCAGAAGGAACTAAAGTTACTTTTGAATCTGATAAGTATGAAAACCATTTATATGTAGTGCCTAAGACTGAAGATACTTCAAAAGAAAATGACAAAACTGGAAAAACAAATGTTCCAAACTATGTATCCTTAAATAATGGAAATAAATATAAAGTAAATCAACAAGTTGTAGTTGATATTAAAAATCCTTTAGATAGCAAGTATTTAGATGATATAAAAGAAGTATTGCTAGATAGTAAAAAAGTAGATTACAAAGAATCAAATACGTACTTTAACTCTATAGTATTAGGAAGTGAAAATTTCAAAGAAGAAAAAACTTATAAGCTTACTATAAAAACAAATAAATATAAAGATTTTAATACTGATATAAAAATAGGGGATAAAACTGATGAGGTAGATAAAACAGATAAAGAAGATAACAAAAAAGATGAAGAAAAGCAAGTTCCGAATGTAGTTGAAGATGTACAGGGTGGACTACTTAATAAAGCTAGATTTACTTCAGACGCTGAGTATATAAAATCTATATCAAGAGTTAAATTAAACAATGAAAATCTTGAGAGAAAAGGCAGTTTAAGTCCAAATGAAGGTTACAATATGGAAAATGGTACTTTAACTATTTTAAATAAGTTAATAGGTGGAGATAAGATTACTTTTGAGTCTGATAAGTATGAGAATTATACATATGTAGTTCATAAAAAGTCAGTAAATATAGATGTAAGTAGAAATTCAAATAATAAATTTGTATTTAGTTCTAATGAGCAAGCTTGGACTAAGTCTGTAGAAGTTTTAGTTAATGGATCTAAGATTAATGCAAGCGAGTTTAAATCTGATTTTGGGAAGGTAACTATATTAAAGGATGTAGAACCAGGTGATATGGTGGTTATACAATCAGCAGGATATAATGATTTTGAGTACGAAGTAGCTTTATTAAAAGCGAATGTTAATGTTAAGAAGAATACTTTGTTTAATAAGAGCTATTCATTTACAGCAAGTGATGATAGTTGGAAAGGTAATATAACTTCTATTAAGGTAAATGGTGCTGAGATTAATAAGACTAGTGATTATAGTGCAACTGAGGGATATAAGGAAAACTACAATAGTGGAGTTGATGTGTACAATTCTTTAAGTAGTGGAGATACTGTGAGTATTAAAGCTAATGGATATGAAGCATTTACTTATGTGGTAAGTTAG